The Stratiformator vulcanicus genome has a segment encoding these proteins:
- a CDS encoding Crp/Fnr family transcriptional regulator has translation MDQRYWHLRSSQLFERLNSEQITRLERTSRSKSFAKGELVYLPSDEADCVILTVSGRIKLYTITSDGKQAVLAFIDPGEVFGELPVVTGGQRDEYAEAMERTTLVIVPGSEIRHLMGNHPDFMFGITKLIGLRRQRFERRLKSLLFRSNRERLAHLLVELAQQYGLRNGHSEIELSLKLSHQELANVIGSTRESVTLLLGDLQVENLIAIRRRRIVIRDLPALAAEVDQPVPTIANGTRTEGTASLTNRPKSGTTK, from the coding sequence ATGGACCAGCGGTACTGGCATCTTCGGAGCAGTCAGCTCTTCGAGCGACTCAATTCCGAGCAGATCACGCGACTCGAGCGTACCTCCCGGTCGAAGAGTTTTGCCAAGGGCGAACTCGTCTATCTTCCGTCGGACGAGGCGGATTGTGTCATTCTCACCGTTTCGGGTCGTATCAAGCTCTACACCATCACCTCTGACGGCAAACAGGCCGTCCTCGCGTTTATCGACCCGGGCGAAGTGTTCGGGGAATTGCCCGTCGTCACCGGCGGGCAGCGCGACGAATACGCCGAGGCGATGGAGCGGACGACGTTGGTGATCGTCCCCGGTTCGGAAATCCGGCACCTGATGGGCAATCACCCCGATTTCATGTTCGGAATCACGAAGTTGATCGGCTTGAGACGTCAGCGATTCGAGCGACGGTTGAAGTCTCTCCTGTTTCGCTCGAATCGAGAGCGACTGGCCCACCTGCTCGTCGAACTGGCTCAGCAATACGGTCTCCGAAACGGTCATTCTGAGATCGAGTTGTCGCTGAAGCTGTCTCATCAGGAACTCGCCAACGTGATCGGCAGCACGCGTGAGTCGGTGACGCTTCTGCTGGGCGATTTGCAGGTTGAGAATCTGATCGCCATCCGACGCCGGCGAATCGTGATCAGAGATCTGCCGGCGCTGGCGGCCGAAGTCGATCAACCGGTTCCGACGATCGCGAACGGCACCCGTACTGAAGGCACGGCTTCGCTCACGAACCGGCCGAAGTCCGGCACAACGAAGTGA
- a CDS encoding zf-HC2 domain-containing protein produces the protein MSSGTQSAPHWEPCNRDEIGEMVSGLRRKRTVRTAARASIAAAAILIAVAVPFAAVNALRHNPLIAGIRCDEVRESLDLYIASDLSAEKSDQITAHLEKCPPCRSLFESKIGGGEPEISNALFPAERPIFAVRQPISNLSYW, from the coding sequence ATGTCCTCAGGAACGCAGTCAGCCCCCCATTGGGAACCCTGCAATCGGGATGAGATCGGTGAAATGGTCTCGGGCCTGCGCCGGAAGCGGACCGTGCGAACCGCGGCGCGGGCATCGATCGCCGCGGCCGCCATTTTGATTGCGGTTGCGGTCCCGTTCGCGGCGGTCAACGCGTTGCGGCACAACCCACTGATCGCCGGAATCCGCTGCGATGAAGTTCGAGAATCACTCGACCTGTATATCGCCAGCGACCTCTCCGCTGAAAAGTCGGACCAGATCACGGCCCATTTGGAGAAGTGCCCGCCGTGCCGCTCGCTCTTCGAATCGAAGATCGGCGGGGGTGAGCCGGAAATTTCGAATGCATTATTTCCGGCGGAGCGTCCGATTTTCGCCGTTCGGCAGCCCATCTCCAACCTGAGTTACTGGTAA
- a CDS encoding thioredoxin family protein: MATKKLFFPSAIPLSIALAVLGVGVAAHAAPPTGKIEWRTDLEGAVAEAVRTKKPLMIQVTAEWCGFCKKMLRTTYTDQDVADLVSTRFVPLVVDADEHPELMKELEIKAYPSTVIVDPRGNIVANIKGFQDAEKFHPNIARAYMRANPIAAGVGPRRN, encoded by the coding sequence ATGGCCACGAAAAAGCTGTTCTTTCCCTCGGCAATTCCTTTGTCGATCGCGCTGGCCGTGCTGGGAGTGGGGGTCGCCGCACACGCTGCTCCGCCGACCGGCAAAATCGAATGGCGCACTGATCTCGAAGGCGCCGTGGCCGAAGCCGTCCGCACAAAAAAACCGCTGATGATTCAGGTGACCGCGGAATGGTGTGGCTTCTGCAAGAAAATGCTCCGCACGACCTATACCGATCAGGACGTTGCCGACCTCGTATCAACGCGCTTTGTGCCGCTGGTCGTCGATGCCGATGAGCACCCGGAATTGATGAAAGAGTTGGAAATCAAGGCGTACCCTTCCACGGTGATCGTCGATCCTCGCGGCAATATTGTCGCGAACATCAAGGGATTTCAGGACGCCGAGAAGTTTCACCCGAACATCGCGCGGGCTTACATGCGGGCAAACCCGATCGCCGCGGGCGTCGGGCCGAGACGCAACTGA
- a CDS encoding CBS domain-containing protein, translating to MMHSLTARNIMVTRLVTLKAGMDVYAAIATLLKHRISGAPVLDENGDYIGVFSEKCSMRVILDAACESLPQAIIDPFIDRHAKTVDPDTDILSIAQMFEEMPCRRLPVLEDGKVVGQVSRRDLLRSVHDMLLVAPAGRDSDLLYLSSLMDRNDSPIS from the coding sequence ATGATGCATTCATTGACTGCACGCAACATCATGGTGACTCGGCTCGTCACCCTGAAAGCCGGGATGGATGTCTATGCGGCGATCGCGACGTTGCTGAAGCACCGCATCTCGGGGGCACCGGTGCTCGACGAGAACGGCGATTACATCGGCGTCTTCTCGGAAAAATGCAGCATGCGGGTCATTTTGGACGCCGCTTGCGAATCGCTGCCGCAGGCGATCATCGACCCCTTCATCGATCGACACGCCAAGACGGTCGATCCGGACACCGACATCCTTTCAATCGCGCAGATGTTCGAAGAAATGCCCTGTCGTCGCCTGCCCGTACTCGAAGACGGGAAGGTCGTCGGTCAGGTCAGTCGACGCGATCTGCTCCGCTCAGTGCATGACATGCTGCTCGTCGCACCGGCGGGGCGGGACTCCGACCTGCTTTATCTGAGTTCGTTGATGGATCGCAACGATTCGCCGATCTCGTAG
- a CDS encoding rhodanese-like domain-containing protein translates to MFGWLRIVPNIPLMAGSTVAVCTALAVPSAASGQHTDESLDRIREKIRAGDALLVDVREKSEWESGHLEHAIFVPLSELAKRVGDEQYRDALREKLSEKKVLYTHCRSGGRCVIAAEPLRRLGYEVRPLKPGFKALVESGFEPAGLEPEEQ, encoded by the coding sequence ATGTTTGGTTGGTTGCGAATCGTCCCCAACATCCCGCTGATGGCGGGTTCGACGGTTGCCGTCTGCACCGCCTTGGCGGTGCCCTCGGCCGCGTCGGGGCAGCACACCGACGAATCGCTTGATCGAATTCGTGAAAAGATCCGAGCCGGGGACGCCCTCTTGGTCGATGTGCGAGAGAAATCGGAGTGGGAGTCGGGCCACCTCGAACACGCCATCTTCGTACCGCTGAGCGAACTGGCCAAACGCGTTGGCGACGAACAATACCGCGACGCCCTGCGAGAAAAACTCTCTGAGAAAAAAGTTCTCTACACGCACTGCCGCTCGGGCGGGCGATGCGTCATCGCCGCGGAGCCGCTCCGCCGGCTCGGGTATGAGGTCCGACCGCTCAAGCCCGGGTTCAAAGCACTGGTGGAGTCGGGATTCGAACCGGCCGGTCTCGAGCCGGAAGAGCAATAG
- a CDS encoding SDR family oxidoreductase, with product MKLVVITGATRGLGAAMVKEFQSRGWTVAGCGRSEQHIRELSDQFGSPHYFEAVDVTDRDAVRKWSERVLAEVGCPDLLINNAAIINSPAPFHEIPADEFDRVIDINIKGVANVARVFLPALIDRGSGVVVNLSSGWGRSAGADVSAYNASKFAIEGLTKAIALELPAGMAAVPLSPGVVDTDMLRTVMDDTTSNSSPEHWAKAAVPYLIGLGPEDSGQSLTVPNA from the coding sequence ATGAAACTGGTAGTGATCACCGGAGCGACCCGCGGCCTCGGTGCCGCGATGGTTAAGGAATTCCAAAGCCGTGGATGGACCGTCGCCGGTTGCGGGCGATCCGAACAACACATTCGCGAACTTTCGGATCAATTCGGTTCGCCGCATTATTTCGAGGCGGTCGACGTCACGGACCGGGACGCGGTGCGAAAGTGGTCTGAGCGAGTGCTGGCTGAGGTCGGTTGTCCGGACCTGCTGATCAACAACGCGGCGATCATCAATTCGCCGGCCCCGTTTCACGAGATTCCGGCTGACGAGTTCGACCGGGTGATCGACATCAATATCAAAGGTGTGGCGAACGTGGCTCGGGTCTTTCTCCCGGCATTGATCGACCGAGGGAGCGGTGTCGTCGTGAATCTCAGTTCGGGCTGGGGTCGATCGGCGGGCGCGGATGTCTCCGCGTATAACGCGTCGAAATTCGCGATCGAAGGACTGACGAAAGCGATTGCGTTGGAACTTCCCGCCGGGATGGCGGCCGTGCCGCTGTCGCCCGGTGTCGTCGATACCGACATGCTGCGAACGGTCATGGATGACACGACGTCGAACTCGTCGCCGGAACATTGGGCGAAAGCCGCGGTCCCCTATTTGATAGGGCTCGGACCAGAGGACTCGGGCCAGTCATTGACCGTGCCGAACGCTTAG
- the metX gene encoding homoserine O-acetyltransferase MetX, giving the protein MATDQTTADIETQDGPPAAPASGAEVGLVETRHITLFENEPLKTASGDRIGPITVAYETYGELSPERDNAVFLCHALTGDAHAAGRHSLDEKKAGWWHRFVGPGRGIDTDQYYVICANVFGGCQGTTGPGSINPATDEPWGLSFPFLTIGDMVTVHAELVRSLGVDKLLSIVGGSLGGMQLLEWAARYPDMLESGVVLASAAKLAAQGIAFNTVGRRAILADPKFNSGNYYGGEKPQYGLALARMIAHITYLSESSIEQKFGRRLQHSDHFAYDLTKETEFQVESYLHYQGKRFVERFDANSYLYLTRAMDYFDLAHDYGSLTDAFRKTSARFLVASFTTDWLFPTSQSRDLVRALLKAGRDVTFLEFDSPYGHDAFLIPKELPKLASTVGPFLERTLSSVRKTSGRQGQAPVANSI; this is encoded by the coding sequence ATGGCCACCGATCAGACGACCGCCGACATCGAAACGCAGGACGGCCCCCCCGCTGCCCCGGCTTCCGGTGCGGAGGTCGGACTGGTTGAAACGCGACATATCACACTGTTCGAGAACGAACCGCTCAAGACGGCCTCCGGGGACCGCATCGGACCGATCACCGTCGCCTATGAGACGTACGGCGAACTGTCCCCCGAGCGGGACAACGCGGTGTTTCTGTGCCATGCCCTGACCGGTGATGCGCACGCGGCGGGACGCCATTCGCTCGATGAGAAAAAGGCGGGCTGGTGGCACCGGTTCGTCGGTCCCGGCCGCGGAATCGACACCGATCAGTATTACGTCATCTGCGCGAATGTCTTCGGAGGCTGTCAGGGCACGACCGGACCGGGCAGCATCAACCCCGCGACCGACGAGCCTTGGGGATTGAGCTTCCCGTTCTTGACCATCGGCGACATGGTGACGGTTCACGCCGAGCTGGTGCGATCGCTCGGCGTCGACAAGCTGCTCTCAATCGTCGGGGGCAGTCTGGGCGGAATGCAGTTACTCGAATGGGCGGCTCGCTATCCCGATATGCTCGAATCGGGCGTCGTGCTCGCCTCGGCTGCCAAACTCGCGGCGCAGGGGATCGCGTTTAACACCGTCGGTCGAAGGGCGATCCTCGCCGACCCGAAATTCAACAGCGGTAATTATTACGGCGGGGAGAAGCCGCAGTACGGCCTCGCCCTCGCCCGGATGATCGCCCACATCACCTACCTCTCGGAGTCGTCGATCGAGCAGAAGTTCGGTCGACGTCTGCAGCACAGCGATCATTTCGCCTATGACCTGACGAAGGAGACCGAGTTCCAGGTCGAAAGCTACCTGCACTATCAGGGGAAGCGGTTCGTCGAGCGATTCGACGCCAACAGCTACCTCTACCTGACGCGGGCGATGGACTACTTCGATCTCGCCCACGACTACGGCTCACTGACCGACGCGTTTCGAAAAACGTCGGCCCGCTTTCTCGTCGCGTCCTTCACGACCGACTGGCTCTTCCCGACGTCGCAGAGCCGCGACCTCGTGCGGGCATTGCTCAAAGCCGGTCGGGACGTCACGTTCCTCGAATTCGACAGCCCCTACGGCCACGACGCGTTCCTGATCCCGAAGGAACTTCCGAAATTGGCATCGACCGTCGGTCCGTTCCTGGAACGCACGCTGTCGAGCGTGCGGAAAACGTCGGGGCGTCAAGGTCAGGCACCGGTTGCAAATTCGATTTGA
- a CDS encoding NYN domain-containing protein: protein MKTALLIDGEFFLRRVRKVYGGVTAQEAAHFVREHATGHLRRQQRKPGRLYRIFFYDCPPLAKKVHHPISGRSLDFSKTDVFRFRTDLHRELLKLRKVALRRGFIDEKHGSWILRKGALKSLLKKERKFEELTDDDFCFDVRQKGVDMRIGLDIASLSLKQQVDQIILIAGDSDFVPAAKMARREGIDFILDPMFAPIRPDLNEHIDGLQSVCPNPRQSAPEDKTEIQENGTTDRSEN from the coding sequence ATGAAAACGGCTTTGCTGATCGACGGCGAGTTTTTCTTACGTCGAGTTCGAAAGGTTTATGGCGGGGTGACTGCCCAGGAGGCAGCTCATTTTGTTCGAGAGCACGCGACTGGCCACCTGCGACGCCAGCAACGCAAACCGGGCCGGCTCTATCGAATTTTCTTCTACGACTGTCCGCCACTAGCGAAAAAAGTGCATCATCCGATATCGGGTCGGTCGCTCGATTTTTCCAAGACCGACGTGTTTCGATTTCGGACTGATCTTCATCGCGAACTCCTCAAGCTGCGGAAGGTCGCTCTGCGCCGAGGGTTCATCGACGAGAAGCATGGAAGCTGGATTCTCCGCAAAGGTGCTCTCAAAAGCCTCCTGAAGAAAGAGCGAAAGTTCGAAGAGCTCACGGACGATGACTTCTGCTTCGACGTGCGTCAAAAGGGCGTCGACATGCGAATCGGTTTGGATATCGCTTCACTTTCGCTGAAACAACAGGTCGACCAGATCATCCTCATCGCGGGTGACAGCGATTTCGTGCCGGCAGCGAAAATGGCGCGTCGAGAGGGGATTGATTTTATTCTCGACCCGATGTTTGCTCCCATCCGGCCCGACCTCAACGAACACATCGACGGGTTACAGTCGGTTTGCCCAAATCCTCGACAATCGGCTCCTGAGGATAAAACGGAGATTCAGGAGAACGGCACAACGGATCGATCCGAAAATTGA
- a CDS encoding Na(+)-translocating NADH-quinone reductase subunit A, with product MVKISKGLNLPLLGAPDQSRIEQKTCKTAAIVGGDYVGMKPTMAVAEGDAVKRGQLLFDDKKTEGVRYTSPACGKVIAVNRGAKRAFQSVIIEIDGEEQVKYQSYADSDLTTLGRETVRDALLECGLWPALRSRPFSKVADPAVVPHSIFVTAIDTNPLAADPVPLIKERPDEFRYGLQVLRHLTDGPVYLCNRPGSELPGRDFDFVRVGEFDGPHPAGLVGTHIHFLDPVSEKKKVWYLNYSDVLDIGRFFATGELPAERIVAFGGPVVKEPRLLRVPVGANLAEITEGELSSSDDVRLLSGSVFNGRKYREEDGFLGRYHVQVSALEEGHHREFLGWQGPGFEQFSIRRIFASSAVPEKKYAMTTSTHGSPRAMVPIGMYEDVMPLDIEATFFLRALITGDTEQAQLLGALELDEEDVALCTFVDPGKTEYGPLLRDQLTQIEREG from the coding sequence ATGGTGAAGATTTCCAAGGGATTGAACCTGCCGCTGCTCGGCGCACCCGATCAGTCGCGGATCGAACAGAAGACCTGCAAGACGGCCGCGATCGTCGGTGGCGACTACGTCGGTATGAAGCCGACAATGGCCGTCGCTGAAGGCGATGCCGTTAAGCGTGGCCAGCTCCTGTTCGATGATAAGAAGACCGAGGGGGTTCGATATACCTCGCCCGCCTGCGGTAAGGTCATCGCCGTCAATCGGGGGGCGAAGCGGGCCTTTCAGTCGGTCATCATCGAGATCGACGGCGAAGAGCAGGTTAAGTATCAGTCATACGCCGATTCGGATCTGACCACGCTCGGCCGTGAGACGGTCCGCGATGCCCTGCTCGAATGCGGGCTCTGGCCGGCCCTTCGCAGTCGACCCTTCAGCAAAGTGGCCGATCCGGCGGTCGTGCCGCATTCGATCTTCGTGACGGCGATCGACACCAATCCGCTCGCAGCCGATCCCGTTCCGCTGATTAAAGAGCGACCGGACGAATTTCGCTACGGCTTGCAGGTCCTGCGTCATCTGACCGACGGCCCGGTCTACCTCTGCAACCGGCCCGGCTCTGAACTGCCGGGGCGTGATTTTGATTTCGTCCGCGTCGGCGAGTTCGATGGGCCGCACCCGGCGGGGTTGGTTGGCACGCACATTCACTTTCTCGATCCGGTCAGCGAAAAGAAAAAGGTCTGGTACCTGAACTACTCGGACGTGCTCGATATCGGGCGATTCTTCGCCACCGGTGAATTGCCGGCCGAGCGAATCGTCGCCTTCGGGGGGCCGGTGGTGAAAGAGCCTCGGCTGCTGAGGGTGCCCGTCGGAGCTAATTTGGCGGAGATCACCGAAGGGGAATTGAGCAGCAGCGACGACGTTCGGCTGCTCTCCGGTTCGGTCTTCAACGGTCGGAAGTATCGCGAAGAGGACGGCTTCCTCGGTCGATATCACGTGCAGGTTTCGGCGCTCGAAGAGGGGCATCACAGAGAGTTCCTCGGCTGGCAGGGTCCGGGGTTCGAACAGTTCTCGATCCGCCGGATATTCGCATCCTCTGCCGTGCCCGAAAAGAAATACGCCATGACGACCTCAACCCACGGCAGCCCGCGGGCGATGGTGCCGATCGGGATGTACGAAGACGTCATGCCGCTCGATATTGAGGCCACTTTCTTTCTGCGGGCACTGATCACCGGCGATACGGAGCAGGCCCAATTGCTCGGTGCGTTGGAGTTGGACGAAGAAGACGTCGCGCTTTGCACGTTCGTCGATCCCGGCAAAACGGAGTACGGCCCGCTACTTCGTGACCAATTGACGCAGATCGAGCGCGAAGGCTGA
- a CDS encoding NADH:ubiquinone reductase (Na(+)-transporting) subunit B — MKPLRKALDSVEPLFKKGGKLEMLYPLYEAGDTFLYTPGEVTSTGSHVRDGIDLKRMMSLVIVALMPAILFGLWNTGYQANIALQHDAPAFQAAAPEGTTITYEETEGGLYNVSSVTGSDWHYWIIELLGIGYSPDNPLACIIQGAVWFLPIYIITLIAGGTCEAIFAVLRGHEINEGFLVTSMLYPLTLPATIPLWQVALGIIFGVVIGKEIFGGTGKNFLNIALTSRAFLYFAYPGEVIGDKVWNAASQIVRQPDGTFATVDGWSSATMLTWLGANGGSTLTDYQNWYSGMGAGSFDWFSSFIGTIPGCIGSTSALACLIGAAILIGVGIGSWRIMLGCVIGLVATTLPLWLIGSETNAMFQIPPWYHLVIGGFAFGAVYMATDPVSASMTNTGRWWYGILIGFMTALIRVINPAYPEGIMLAILFGNVFAPLIDYFVVQANIQRRLARVA, encoded by the coding sequence ATGAAACCATTGCGAAAGGCTCTCGACTCTGTCGAACCCCTGTTCAAAAAGGGGGGCAAGCTCGAGATGTTGTATCCCCTGTACGAAGCCGGGGACACATTCCTGTATACCCCGGGCGAAGTGACCTCGACCGGCAGCCACGTCCGCGACGGCATTGACCTGAAACGGATGATGTCGTTGGTGATCGTGGCGCTGATGCCTGCGATCCTGTTCGGCCTGTGGAACACCGGCTATCAAGCCAATATTGCCCTGCAGCACGACGCCCCGGCGTTTCAGGCAGCCGCGCCCGAAGGGACGACCATCACGTATGAGGAGACCGAAGGCGGGCTCTACAACGTGTCGTCGGTTACCGGGTCCGATTGGCACTACTGGATTATCGAACTGCTCGGCATCGGTTACTCGCCAGATAACCCGCTGGCCTGCATTATTCAGGGGGCCGTCTGGTTCCTTCCGATCTATATCATCACGCTGATTGCCGGGGGCACGTGCGAGGCGATCTTCGCCGTACTTCGCGGGCACGAAATCAACGAAGGCTTTCTCGTCACGAGCATGCTCTATCCGCTGACGCTGCCGGCGACGATTCCGCTCTGGCAGGTCGCGTTAGGCATCATATTTGGGGTGGTGATCGGCAAGGAAATCTTCGGGGGAACCGGAAAGAACTTCCTCAACATTGCCCTGACGAGCCGAGCGTTCCTGTATTTCGCTTATCCGGGCGAAGTCATCGGCGACAAGGTTTGGAACGCCGCCAGCCAAATCGTCCGACAGCCGGATGGGACCTTCGCCACGGTCGATGGCTGGTCTTCCGCCACGATGCTGACCTGGCTCGGGGCGAACGGCGGGTCGACCCTCACCGATTATCAGAATTGGTACTCCGGCATGGGAGCCGGGTCGTTTGACTGGTTCTCATCCTTTATTGGCACGATCCCCGGCTGCATCGGTTCGACCAGTGCCCTCGCCTGTCTGATCGGGGCGGCGATTTTGATCGGTGTCGGAATCGGTTCCTGGCGAATCATGCTCGGCTGCGTGATCGGTCTCGTCGCGACGACGTTGCCGCTCTGGCTGATCGGCAGCGAGACGAACGCGATGTTCCAAATACCGCCGTGGTATCACTTGGTGATCGGTGGCTTCGCCTTCGGTGCGGTTTATATGGCGACCGATCCGGTCTCGGCCTCGATGACCAATACCGGTCGCTGGTGGTACGGTATTTTGATCGGGTTCATGACGGCTCTGATCCGTGTGATCAATCCGGCCTATCCCGAGGGGATTATGCTGGCCATTCTGTTCGGTAACGTCTTCGCCCCGCTCATCGACTACTTCGTCGTGCAGGCCAACATTCAGAGGAGGCTGGCCCGTGTCGCGTAA
- a CDS encoding Na(+)-translocating NADH-quinone reductase subunit C produces the protein MSRNSVGNVFRVSALLCLVCSLVVSTAAVGLKSFQEANKLREKQKNVLLAAGLVESDVANETITEVYKARVRPEIIDLETGKPVEEGETVESDGEEITVPAEYDQRAAERSEDLTVAVDESARREFGYPIPREVRFAEIYLIKAEGEDESIEQIVLPIRGKGLWSTMYGFLALKFDPSKSDPSERYVINGITYYEQGETPGLGGEVENEKWKKQWDGKVAYNSDWDPQISVDKGGSGESHIDALAGATITSNGVQSMVNFWLSKYGFRNYLESLDPDQKSQTASLPVERN, from the coding sequence GTGTCGCGTAACTCCGTCGGTAATGTGTTCCGGGTATCCGCACTGCTGTGCTTGGTTTGCTCGCTTGTCGTTTCGACCGCCGCGGTCGGCCTCAAGAGCTTCCAAGAGGCAAACAAGCTGCGCGAAAAACAGAAGAACGTTCTGTTGGCAGCCGGGTTGGTCGAGTCGGATGTCGCCAATGAGACGATCACCGAGGTCTACAAGGCGCGTGTCCGGCCCGAGATCATTGATCTCGAAACCGGTAAGCCGGTTGAAGAGGGCGAAACCGTCGAAAGCGATGGCGAAGAAATCACCGTCCCCGCTGAGTACGACCAGCGGGCCGCGGAGCGCAGCGAAGATCTGACGGTCGCCGTCGACGAATCTGCCCGACGCGAGTTCGGATATCCGATCCCGCGCGAAGTGCGTTTTGCCGAAATCTATCTGATCAAGGCCGAAGGGGAAGACGAGTCGATCGAGCAGATCGTGCTTCCGATCCGCGGAAAAGGCCTGTGGTCGACGATGTACGGCTTTCTGGCACTGAAGTTCGATCCCTCGAAGTCGGACCCCTCGGAGCGGTATGTGATCAACGGAATCACCTACTACGAGCAGGGCGAGACGCCGGGCCTGGGTGGCGAAGTCGAAAACGAGAAATGGAAAAAGCAATGGGACGGCAAAGTCGCTTACAATAGCGATTGGGACCCGCAGATTTCCGTCGATAAAGGTGGCTCAGGCGAGTCGCATATCGATGCCCTCGCGGGGGCCACGATTACATCCAACGGCGTGCAGTCGATGGTCAATTTCTGGCTGAGCAAATACGGATTTCGCAATTACCTTGAGTCGCTCGATCCTGATCAGAAGTCGCAGACCGCGAGTCTGCCCGTTGAGCGGAACTAA
- a CDS encoding NADH:ubiquinone reductase (Na(+)-transporting) subunit D: MAEPKPMSVLFDPVFNNNPIGLQILGICSALAVTTKLETSLVMSIAVIAVTGCSGAAVAFIRDYIPGSIRIIVQMTIIASLVIVVDQILRAFLPDIAKQLSVFVGLIITNCIVMGRAEGFAMKNGPFISFLDGVGNGFGYGVVLMIVGFFRELFGSGSLFGITLMEKTTDGGWYTPNGLMLLPPSAFFIIGIFIWVVRYFKPDQIEAEN; this comes from the coding sequence ATGGCTGAACCGAAACCGATGTCGGTGCTGTTCGACCCGGTCTTCAATAACAACCCGATCGGCCTGCAGATCCTCGGCATCTGTAGTGCGCTCGCGGTGACGACCAAGCTCGAGACATCTCTCGTGATGTCGATCGCCGTGATCGCCGTGACGGGCTGCTCCGGAGCTGCGGTCGCATTTATTCGCGACTACATCCCCGGCAGCATCCGGATCATCGTGCAGATGACCATCATCGCCAGCTTGGTGATCGTGGTCGATCAGATCCTCCGGGCGTTTCTGCCCGACATCGCCAAGCAGTTGTCGGTGTTCGTCGGATTGATCATCACGAATTGCATCGTGATGGGCCGCGCCGAAGGCTTCGCGATGAAGAACGGGCCTTTCATCAGCTTCCTCGACGGCGTCGGGAACGGCTTCGGCTACGGGGTCGTGCTGATGATTGTCGGCTTCTTCCGCGAGTTATTCGGCAGCGGTTCGCTGTTCGGCATCACCTTGATGGAAAAGACGACCGACGGCGGCTGGTACACGCCCAACGGGTTGATGCTCCTGCCGCCGAGTGCGTTCTTTATCATCGGAATCTTCATCTGGGTCGTGCGGTACTTTAAGCCCGATCAAATTGAAGCAGAAAATTAA
- a CDS encoding NADH:ubiquinone reductase (Na(+)-transporting) subunit E — MIEHYLSLFMKAVFVENLALAFFLGMCTFLAVSKNVKTAIGLGIAVIVIQTITVPANNLIFQGLLKPGALAWMDSAPIDTEAEPNQLDAANIGGSAAGNDAAGGLTESAVPTVVESESAEKEFKYGDLDLTFLGLISYIGVIAAMVQILEMTLDRFFPPLYNALGIFLPLITVNCAILGGTLFMVERDYDFADSVVFGFGSGVGWALAIVALAGIREKLKYSDVPPPLRGLGITFITVGLMALAFMSFSGIQL; from the coding sequence ATGATTGAACACTATCTCTCGCTGTTTATGAAAGCGGTGTTCGTCGAGAACCTCGCGCTGGCGTTCTTCCTTGGGATGTGCACCTTTCTGGCCGTCTCGAAGAACGTGAAGACGGCGATCGGGCTTGGCATCGCTGTGATCGTGATCCAGACGATCACCGTGCCGGCGAACAACCTGATTTTTCAGGGCCTGCTCAAGCCCGGGGCGTTGGCTTGGATGGACTCAGCTCCGATCGATACGGAGGCGGAGCCAAACCAACTGGACGCGGCGAACATCGGTGGTTCGGCCGCCGGCAATGACGCGGCTGGCGGGTTGACCGAGTCGGCGGTTCCGACCGTTGTCGAATCAGAGTCGGCGGAGAAAGAGTTCAAATACGGGGACCTCGACCTCACGTTCTTGGGCTTGATCAGTTACATCGGCGTGATCGCGGCGATGGTGCAGATTCTGGAGATGACGCTCGATCGCTTCTTCCCACCGCTCTACAACGCGCTGGGTATTTTTCTCCCGTTGATTACGGTGAACTGCGCGATCCTAGGGGGGACGCTCTTCATGGTCGAACGCGACTATGATTTTGCAGACAGCGTCGTGTTCGGCTTCGGCTCTGGCGTGGGCTGGGCCCTCGCGATTGTCGCGCTGGCCGGTATTCGCGAGAAATTGAAATATAGTGATGTCCCGCCGCCACTGCGCGGTTTGGGGATCACGTTCATCACGGTCGGCTTGATGGCTTTGGCCTTCATGTCGTTCTCCGGAATTCAGCTCTGA